The proteins below come from a single Xyrauchen texanus isolate HMW12.3.18 chromosome 3, RBS_HiC_50CHRs, whole genome shotgun sequence genomic window:
- the LOC127631031 gene encoding histone H2AX, producing MSGRGKTGGKARAKAKTRSSRAGLQFPVGRVHRLLRKGNYAERVGAGAPVYLAAVLEYLTAEILELAGNAARDNKKTRIIPRHLQLAVRNDEELNKLLGGVTIAQGGVLPNIQAVLLPKKTGQAVASSGKSGKKSSSQSQEY from the coding sequence ATGTCTGGAAGAGGTAAAACTGGAGGAAAAGCTCGCGCCAAGGCTAAGACTCGCAGTTCCCGCGCTGGTCTGCAATTCCCCGTCGGCCGTGTTCACCGTCTTCTGCGCAAAGGCAACTATGCTGAGAGAGTAGGTGCCGGTGCTCCCGTCTACCTGGCCGCTGTTCTTGAGTACCTCACAGCTGAGATCCTTGAGTTGGCGGGAAACGCTGCAAGAGACAACAAGAAGACTCGCATCATCCCTCGTCACCTTCAGCTGGCCGTTCGTAACGATGAGGAGTTGAACAAACTGCTCGGCGGCGTGACCATCGCCCAGGGTGGTGTTCTCCCCAACATCCAGGCTGTACTTCTGCCCAAGAAGACTGGCCAGGCTGTTGCCAGCTCA